The Thermosipho melanesiensis BI429 sequence TGTGAAGATTATAACCTTTGCCCCCGAAATAAATGGTGCAGAAAGGCTGTTAAAATCTCTTCCAAATAATATAGTTCCATCAATTGGTCATTCAGATGCACCGTACGAATTATTTAAAAAATTCTTAGAAACAGGCGTAAACAGAATTACCCACTTTCCAAATGCTTTGTCTTCTATGCACCATAGAAACATAGGAATAGTAGGTGGTGTTTTTCTTCATAAACCTTATGTAGAATTAATCGTTGACTTTATCCATTCTTCCCCTGAATTTATAAAGCTGGTATACGACATAATAGGTCCCCCAAAAATTATACTTATAACCGATAGCATATCCGCAACTGGTTTAAAAGATGGAATATACGAGCTTGGAGACCTTCTTGTAAAAGTAAAGGATAAAACAGCAAAACTTGAAGATGGAACACTTGCGGGAAGTACATTAAGATATATAGAGGGAGTTAAAAATTTCAAAAAAATTACAAACTGCTCTTTACAGGAGCTTTCTCTTGTATCATCTTTCAATGCTTTACAAAATTTAAATTTTAATATGGGAAGAATAAAAAAGGGATATATAGCAAAATTCGTGCTTTTAAACGAAAATTTAGATATTTTGAAAATATTCCAATGAAATAAATAATTGCATCAATAAAGATATGGTGATATAATCTTAACGAAAAAATCAAAATAATAAAACATCTAGGGTACCAAGCGGTTTAAAAGGGAACTCCGGTGAAAGTCCGGGGCTGCCCAGCAACCGTAACCGGGGACGAAATCCACAAAATGCCACTGGGAATTTTTCCTGGGAAGGCGTGGAGAGTAGGTTGATCCGGGAGCCGGGAGACCTGCCTTAGATGTATGGACTCCACAAAAGCTAGGGGCTTTTTGTGGGATTTTTCGTTTATAAAGGAGGGAGATTGTGACATTAAGGGAAAAAGTTATTCACAGATTAAACAACCTTACAAAACCTGTCGGAAGTTTAGGATATCTCGAAGAAATAGCACTTAAAATAGCCTTAATACAAGAAAAAGAAATTCCGGAACTTTTTAAAGACAAAAGAGTGTATGTGTTTGTGTCGGACCATGGTATTGTCGAAGAAAATGTTTCGGCTTATCCAAAAGAGGTTACGTATCAAATGGTTTTTAACTTTTTAAACAAAGGAGCTGCAATTAACGTCTTCTCTAATCACGTTGATGCAAATGTATATGTGGTAGACGCCGGAGTGGACTATGATTTTGAAGACCATCCCTTCCTCATTAAAAAGAAAGTGGGGTACGGTACAAAAAATTTTTCCAAAGGTCCTGCCATGACCAAAGATGAGGCACTCCTTTCTATTAACTACGGAAGACAAATTGCAAATGATGCCATTGAAAGTGGCGCTGATTTACTCGCCATAGGGGATATGGGAATAGGTAACACAACAACGGCAACGGCAATGGCAGCTGCATTTGGATATAACATAGATGACATTCTGGATATAGGAACTCCCATAGATAATGAAAGGTTAAAAAATAAGAAAAAAGCGGTAGAAAGGGCAATAGAGATAAACAAACCGGATAAAAATGATGCGCTAGATGTACTGGCAAAGGTGGGAAGTTACTGTATAGGTGAGATGGCAGGATTTATATTACAGGCAGCGGAAAAGAGGGTTCCGGTGGTAATAGATGGATTTCCAACGACAGCGGGATTTTTACTAGCATACAAGATGGATGAAAAAGTAAAGGAATATGCGTTATTTGGACACAAATCAAAGGTAAAAGGACATAAGGTGATAATGGATAGTTTAGGGGTAAGACCGATATTAGATCTTGATATGAGACTTGGAGAAGGTACTGGTGCGGTTTTATCAATGCCCATTATAGAAGCTGCAATTAAGATGATAAGGGAAATGGCTACTTTTGAATCTGCAAATGTTTCAAAGGGAGTGGATCAGGAGGTTGCAAGATGAAAAATATATTACTTGTAGCACATGGAAGTAAAGTTGAAGAAACAAAACAAATTGTCTTCAAATACTTCGAAGATATTAAAAGAAAATACCCAAATACAAAGTTAGGCTTTATGGAATTTAACACCCCAAGTATAGATGACGCATTGAAAGAATTCTTGAATGAAAATGTAACTAAAATATACGTGTTACCACTTTTTCTCTATGAAGGCAACCACATAAAAAAAGATATCCCAGAAATTATATCTAAATACAAAATAAACGCAACTATTCTTCCACCTCTATTGTACGACAAAAGAATATCAGAAATTTTGTTTGAAAGGATTGAAAATTTATGAAATTTTCAAATCCTATGGAAATAGAAAAAAGAAGCTTTTTTCTCATACAAAAAGAGCTTAAAAAAGAACATCCAAAAGAAATATTAGATATCGTAACACGTGTTATACATGCAACAGCAGATTTTGAATACGAAGAACTACTTATATTTTCAAACAATCCTATTGATGCCTTCAAAAACGCTATTAAAAACGGAGAGAATATAGTAACAGATACAAACATGATAAAGGCAGGAATAAATAAAAGTATATTGGAAAAATACAATGTAAAAATTAATTGTTACGTCGAGGATGAAGATGTAAAAGAAATTGCACAAAAAAGACAAATTACCCGTTCTATTGCCGCAATGGAAAAGGCTTTAAATAAAAATAATTCAATATTTGTAATTGGCAACGCACCTACAGCCCTTTTTACACTATGTAACTACATAGAAAAGGGAACATTTTACCCAAATGTGGTTATTGGTGTACCTGTAGGATTTGTTGGTGCAAAAGAGTCAAAAGAACTTTTGTTAAAACAAAATGTACCTTCAATAACCACAAAAGGGAGAAAAGGTGGAAGCACCGTTGCAGTTGCAATAGTTAACGCTCTGTTAAAGATGGTGGAAAATGAATAGATATGGATACACAACTGGCTCATGTGCAGCTGCAGCTGCTAAAGCAGCAACTTATATACTCTTCAACAAAAAAATAATTAAAACAATAGAAATTGATACACCAGCGAAAATCAAACTTGAATTAAACATATTCTACATCGAAAAGGGAAATAATTACGTAATATGCGGTATAAAAAAAGATGCCGGTGATGATCCAGATGTTACACATAATATGATTATTTATGCAAAAGTTGAAGAATCAGAAAAATTTTTGATAACAGGCGGTGAAGGTATTGGAATTGTCACAAAAAAAGGTCTCCCTGTAGATGTAGGAAATTATGCAATAAATCCTGTTCCTAGAAAAATGATTGAAAGAGAAGTAAAAAAGGTACTTCCCAAAGAAAAAAATGTAAAAATAACTATATTTGCACCTGAAGGTGTAAAAATAGCAAAAAATACTTTAAACGAAAAATTGGGGATAATAAACGGGATATCAATTTTAGGTACCACTGGTATAGTGGAGCCTTTGTCAAAAAGCGCATATAAAAAAACTATCGAACTTGAAATAAAAATGGCAAGTGCAGAAAGTAAAGAACTATGTTTGGTATTTGGAAACTACAGTAAAAAATACGCAAAAAAGAATATTCCAATGGTCACCATGGGAAATTTTGTGGGATTTTCCCTGGAATGTGCTGTAAAATACGAAATAAAAAAAGTTTATCTAATTGGACAAATAGGAAAAATGATAAAGGTGGCAGGAGGAATATTTAACACACATAGTCACATAGCTGATGCTAGAAATGAGATATTCACTGCATATCTTTCGGTAAACGGCTATAACTCAGATATACTAAAACAAACTTTGCAAGCAAATACCACAGAAGAAATTTTAGAAATAGTTAACGATAAAAAAATTTTTAAATTTATATCTCAAAAGATAAAAAAAAGGTGCAAAGAATATATAAAAGGGCAATTGGATGTAGAAGTATTAATCTTTTCACTTAAAAAAGGAATACTATTCAAAACTTGGAGTGATTCAATTGATAACCATTGTGGGAATAGGACCCGGTAATCCAAAATATATTACCCTTGAAGGTTTAGAAAAAATCAAACAAGCAAAAGTATTAGTTGGTGGGAAAAGACACCTAGACTTGTTTGATTGTGAGAAGAAAATAATTATAGATAAAAACTTTGACATCTCAACACTTTATAGCTATGAAAACGTTGTTATTCTTGCATCAGGAGAACCAAGCTTGTACGGTATCGCAAATACTATATTAAAACACATTAAAAATGTGGAAATTATTCCTGGAATAAGTTGTGTTCAATATATGGCAAGTAAAATAAAAATAAGCCTAAATAATCTAAGGGTTATAAGTCTTCATGGAAAAGAAGAAGATTTCATATCAACATTAAAAAAAGAAAACGTCTTTTTATTTACCGATAAAATTAGAACGCCACAATACATAGCCAAAAAATTAGTTGAAAACGAAATGTTAAACTACTCCATATTCGTTGGTGAAAATTTATCTTATGAAAATGAAAAGATATACAAATTTCCAACAAAAAAACTTTTAAATTTTGAAAAAAATTTTGAGATAAACTCCGTAATCATATTAAAGGAGTAAAGATATGTTCTTAGATGATGAATTTTTCCATCACGAAAATACACCTATGACAAAACAAGAAATTAGGGCAATAATACTATCAAAACTAAAGTTAAAAGAAACTGAAATCTTTTGGGATATTGGTGCAGGAAGTGGTGCAATATCAATAGAAGCATCTTACTTTTGTAAAAAAGTGTATGCTATTGAAAAGGAAAAAGAACGTATTAATACAATCAAAATAAACATACAAAAGGCGGATAGAAAAAACATCGAAATAATTCACGGTATTGCACCCGATGCTTTAAAATT is a genomic window containing:
- the cobT gene encoding nicotinate-nucleotide--dimethylbenzimidazole phosphoribosyltransferase, producing MTLREKVIHRLNNLTKPVGSLGYLEEIALKIALIQEKEIPELFKDKRVYVFVSDHGIVEENVSAYPKEVTYQMVFNFLNKGAAINVFSNHVDANVYVVDAGVDYDFEDHPFLIKKKVGYGTKNFSKGPAMTKDEALLSINYGRQIANDAIESGADLLAIGDMGIGNTTTATAMAAAFGYNIDDILDIGTPIDNERLKNKKKAVERAIEINKPDKNDALDVLAKVGSYCIGEMAGFILQAAEKRVPVVIDGFPTTAGFLLAYKMDEKVKEYALFGHKSKVKGHKVIMDSLGVRPILDLDMRLGEGTGAVLSMPIIEAAIKMIREMATFESANVSKGVDQEVAR
- a CDS encoding sirohydrochlorin chelatase, with protein sequence MKNILLVAHGSKVEETKQIVFKYFEDIKRKYPNTKLGFMEFNTPSIDDALKEFLNENVTKIYVLPLFLYEGNHIKKDIPEIISKYKINATILPPLLYDKRISEILFERIENL
- a CDS encoding precorrin-8X methylmutase, producing MKFSNPMEIEKRSFFLIQKELKKEHPKEILDIVTRVIHATADFEYEELLIFSNNPIDAFKNAIKNGENIVTDTNMIKAGINKSILEKYNVKINCYVEDEDVKEIAQKRQITRSIAAMEKALNKNNSIFVIGNAPTALFTLCNYIEKGTFYPNVVIGVPVGFVGAKESKELLLKQNVPSITTKGRKGGSTVAVAIVNALLKMVENE
- the nagA gene encoding N-acetylglucosamine-6-phosphate deacetylase, giving the protein MVVEKALIVDPIEGEYTGDVEFEEEIINIKRYDCTPKYVLMPGFVDTHTHGYMGIDCMNANKEDFEKWAEYVSKDGVTYLFPTTVSHNFEKLNKVTENFSSANHHSLIGLHFEGPFINPKKSGAQNIGYIKDYEGKLPSLKNVKIITFAPEINGAERLLKSLPNNIVPSIGHSDAPYELFKKFLETGVNRITHFPNALSSMHHRNIGIVGGVFLHKPYVELIVDFIHSSPEFIKLVYDIIGPPKIILITDSISATGLKDGIYELGDLLVKVKDKTAKLEDGTLAGSTLRYIEGVKNFKKITNCSLQELSLVSSFNALQNLNFNMGRIKKGYIAKFVLLNENLDILKIFQ
- the cbiE gene encoding precorrin-6y C5,15-methyltransferase (decarboxylating) subunit CbiE, encoding MIQLITIVGIGPGNPKYITLEGLEKIKQAKVLVGGKRHLDLFDCEKKIIIDKNFDISTLYSYENVVILASGEPSLYGIANTILKHIKNVEIIPGISCVQYMASKIKISLNNLRVISLHGKEEDFISTLKKENVFLFTDKIRTPQYIAKKLVENEMLNYSIFVGENLSYENEKIYKFPTKKLLNFEKNFEINSVIILKE
- the cbiD gene encoding cobalt-precorrin-5B (C(1))-methyltransferase CbiD codes for the protein MNRYGYTTGSCAAAAAKAATYILFNKKIIKTIEIDTPAKIKLELNIFYIEKGNNYVICGIKKDAGDDPDVTHNMIIYAKVEESEKFLITGGEGIGIVTKKGLPVDVGNYAINPVPRKMIEREVKKVLPKEKNVKITIFAPEGVKIAKNTLNEKLGIINGISILGTTGIVEPLSKSAYKKTIELEIKMASAESKELCLVFGNYSKKYAKKNIPMVTMGNFVGFSLECAVKYEIKKVYLIGQIGKMIKVAGGIFNTHSHIADARNEIFTAYLSVNGYNSDILKQTLQANTTEEILEIVNDKKIFKFISQKIKKRCKEYIKGQLDVEVLIFSLKKGILFKTWSDSIDNHCGNRTR
- the cbiT gene encoding precorrin-6Y C5,15-methyltransferase (decarboxylating) subunit CbiT; amino-acid sequence: MFLDDEFFHHENTPMTKQEIRAIILSKLKLKETEIFWDIGAGSGAISIEASYFCKKVYAIEKEKERINTIKINIQKADRKNIEIIHGIAPDALKFLSKPDKVFVGGSDNNTESVLECIENILPKRITISAITLETLYTTIKFFKHYNSEIIQVGITKIKKGKKHMFLSNNPIFLITFWR